One Qiania dongpingensis genomic window carries:
- a CDS encoding nicotinate phosphoribosyltransferase, producing the protein MSDRNLTLMTDLYELTMMQGYFKEKTNQTAVFDVFYRTNPCGNGYAVMAGLEQVIDYIKNLHFGEKEIDYLRSTGLFEEDFLGYLRDFRFTGDIFAIPEGTVIFPREPLVKVVAPIMEAQLVETSILNIINHQCLIATKTARVVHAARGDGIMEFGLRRAQGPDAGIYGARAAMIGGCIGTSNVLAGQMFDVPVKGTHAHSWIMSFPDELTAFRTYAKLYPTACILLVDTYDTLRSGVPNAITVFNEMKAAGIPLNGYGIRLDSGDLAYLSKKAKEMLDEAGFSDAVISASSDLDEDLINSLKTQGAAINSWGVGTNMITSSGCPAFGGVYKLVALKDKDSGEFIPKIKLSENTEKVTNPGNKTVYRIYGADTGKMIADLIALVDESYSSDQPLLLFDPIDTWKKTHLAPGTYTIRELPAQIFKQGKCVYESPSVMDIRSYCMQELGTLWDEAKRLINPHRAHIDLSAKLHAMKNSLLESVDNMTHHQGR; encoded by the coding sequence ATGAGCGATCGAAACCTGACGCTGATGACAGACCTATATGAACTGACTATGATGCAGGGGTATTTCAAGGAGAAGACCAACCAGACGGCAGTCTTTGACGTCTTTTACCGGACCAATCCCTGCGGCAACGGCTACGCCGTCATGGCCGGTCTGGAACAGGTTATCGACTATATCAAAAACCTGCACTTTGGAGAGAAGGAAATCGACTATCTGAGAAGCACCGGATTGTTTGAGGAAGACTTCCTCGGCTATCTGAGGGATTTTCGGTTCACCGGAGATATTTTCGCCATTCCGGAAGGCACTGTGATCTTCCCCAGGGAACCCCTTGTAAAGGTGGTCGCCCCTATCATGGAGGCACAGCTGGTCGAAACTTCTATATTAAATATCATCAACCACCAATGCCTGATCGCGACTAAGACAGCCAGAGTGGTTCATGCCGCCAGAGGAGACGGCATCATGGAATTCGGCCTCCGCCGCGCCCAGGGTCCCGATGCCGGTATATACGGCGCCCGCGCCGCCATGATCGGCGGATGTATCGGCACCTCCAACGTCTTAGCCGGTCAGATGTTTGACGTTCCGGTCAAGGGCACTCACGCCCACAGCTGGATCATGAGCTTTCCCGATGAACTGACCGCATTCCGCACCTATGCAAAACTGTATCCCACCGCCTGTATCCTTCTGGTGGATACTTATGATACTCTCCGCTCCGGCGTCCCCAATGCCATTACCGTGTTCAATGAAATGAAAGCGGCCGGGATCCCCTTAAATGGTTACGGAATCCGCCTGGACAGCGGCGATCTGGCGTATCTGTCCAAAAAAGCAAAAGAAATGCTGGACGAGGCCGGGTTCAGCGACGCTGTCATTTCCGCTTCCAGCGACCTGGACGAGGATCTGATCAACAGCCTGAAGACGCAGGGCGCCGCCATCAATTCCTGGGGCGTCGGCACAAATATGATCACCAGCAGCGGCTGCCCCGCCTTCGGAGGCGTGTACAAGCTGGTAGCATTAAAGGATAAGGACAGCGGAGAATTTATCCCAAAGATCAAGCTGTCTGAAAACACCGAAAAGGTGACCAACCCGGGCAATAAGACCGTATACCGAATCTACGGCGCGGATACCGGCAAGATGATCGCGGACCTGATCGCTCTGGTGGACGAGTCCTACTCCTCCGACCAGCCGCTTCTTTTATTCGATCCCATCGATACTTGGAAAAAGACGCATCTGGCCCCGGGTACTTATACCATCCGTGAACTGCCCGCCCAAATCTTCAAGCAGGGCAAATGTGTTTATGAATCTCCTTCTGTCATGGATATCCGTTCCTACTGCATGCAGGAGCTGGGCACCCTGTGGGATGAAGCCAAGCGTCTGATCAACCCCCATCGGGCACATATCGATCTTTCCGCCAAGCTACATGCCATGAAAAACAGCCTTCTGGAATCCGTGGACAATATGACTCACCATCAGGGCAGATAA
- the ilvD gene encoding dihydroxy-acid dehydratase — protein sequence MRSDAVKKGMQQAPHRSLFNALGYTEEELERPLVGIVSSHNEIVPGHMNLDKIVEAVKMGVAMAGGTPIVFPAIAVCDGIAMGHVGMKYSLVTRDLIADSTECMALAHQFDALVMVPNCDKNVPGLLMAAARLNIPTIFVSGGPMMAGRVHGKKRSLSSMFEAVGSYSAGTMSEDEVREYERRVCPTCGSCSGMYTANSMNCLTEALGMGLPGNGTIPAVYSDRIKLAKHAGMQVMELLRRDIKPQDIMTEKAFLNALTIDMALGCSTNSMLHLPAIAHEAGVDLNVDIANEVSARTPNLCHLAPAGPTYMEDLNEAGGVYAVMNELTKKNLLYTDLITVTGKTVGENISGCEIRDKEVIRPLDNPYSQTGGLAILKGNIAPDSAVVKRSAVVPEMMQHEGPARVFDCEEDAIAAIKEGKIVSGDVVVIRYEGPKGGPGMREMLNPTSAIAGMGLGSSVALITDGRFSGASRGASIGHVSPEAAVGGPIALIEEGDIIQIDIDANSLNVKVSDEELAARRAKWQPREPKITSGYLARYAGLVTSGNRGAILEIKK from the coding sequence ATGAGAAGTGATGCAGTTAAAAAGGGAATGCAGCAGGCGCCCCACAGATCGTTGTTCAATGCATTGGGTTATACAGAAGAAGAGCTTGAAAGGCCGCTGGTCGGCATAGTCAGTTCCCACAACGAGATTGTTCCCGGACATATGAATCTGGATAAGATTGTGGAAGCAGTGAAAATGGGTGTCGCCATGGCGGGGGGGACCCCTATCGTATTTCCCGCGATCGCGGTGTGCGACGGAATCGCCATGGGACATGTGGGGATGAAATATTCTCTGGTGACCAGGGATCTCATCGCAGATTCTACGGAATGTATGGCGCTGGCCCATCAGTTTGACGCGCTGGTAATGGTGCCTAACTGTGATAAAAATGTTCCGGGGCTTTTAATGGCCGCGGCCAGACTGAACATCCCAACTATTTTTGTGAGCGGCGGCCCTATGATGGCCGGGCGGGTACATGGAAAGAAGAGAAGCCTTTCCAGCATGTTTGAAGCGGTCGGTTCTTACAGCGCCGGCACCATGTCAGAAGATGAGGTGAGAGAGTACGAACGAAGAGTGTGCCCCACCTGCGGTTCCTGCTCCGGCATGTATACGGCCAACAGCATGAACTGTCTGACCGAGGCGCTGGGCATGGGGCTTCCCGGAAACGGTACGATCCCCGCCGTTTATTCTGACAGGATCAAGCTGGCAAAGCACGCAGGCATGCAGGTCATGGAGCTCTTAAGGAGAGATATCAAACCTCAGGATATCATGACGGAAAAGGCGTTCCTCAATGCCCTCACGATCGACATGGCGCTGGGATGCAGCACCAACAGCATGCTCCATCTTCCGGCCATTGCCCATGAGGCAGGCGTGGACTTGAATGTGGATATTGCCAATGAGGTCAGCGCGCGGACCCCGAACCTGTGCCATCTGGCGCCGGCCGGCCCCACTTATATGGAAGATCTGAACGAAGCCGGCGGCGTATATGCCGTGATGAATGAGCTGACAAAGAAAAATCTTCTGTATACGGATCTGATCACGGTCACAGGAAAGACCGTAGGAGAGAATATCTCCGGTTGTGAGATCCGGGATAAGGAAGTGATTCGTCCTCTTGACAATCCCTACAGCCAGACCGGCGGTCTTGCTATCCTGAAGGGAAATATCGCTCCTGATTCTGCGGTGGTGAAGCGTTCGGCAGTGGTCCCGGAGATGATGCAGCATGAAGGGCCCGCCAGAGTCTTCGACTGCGAAGAGGATGCTATCGCGGCCATCAAGGAAGGAAAGATCGTATCTGGAGATGTGGTTGTTATCCGTTATGAGGGCCCGAAGGGCGGGCCGGGCATGAGAGAGATGCTGAATCCCACTTCTGCCATTGCCGGCATGGGTCTGGGCTCCAGTGTCGCGCTGATCACGGACGGACGGTTTTCCGGCGCTTCCAGAGGGGCTTCCATCGGCCATGTATCTCCGGAGGCAGCTGTGGGCGGCCCCATCGCTCTGATTGAAGAAGGAGATATTATTCAGATAGATATTGACGCCAATTCTCTGAACGTAAAGGTTTCGGATGAGGAGCTGGCCGCAAGACGAGCGAAATGGCAGCCCAGGGAACCGAAGATCACAAGCGGCTATCTGGCCAGATACGCGGGCCTCGTGACGTCCGGAAACAGAGGAGCGATTCTGGAGATCAAGAAATAG
- a CDS encoding lysophospholipid acyltransferase family protein yields MIRIVLIGIFLFFFLVLFSPALVVEWIIGKFDPKKKSKSSLWLVQRAFGAILWLAGTRIEVIGRENIPDDRPVLYVGNHRSFFDIVIGYRLIKGEAGFVAKKEMEKIWFLSNWMKNLHCLFLDRDNIKEGLKTILTGIDYVKKGISIWIFPEGTRNKGKGVLEFKEGSMKIAEKAGCPIIPVAMTGTAEIFENHFPWVKKSHVTVTFGEPIEIKNLEKEQKKFLGAYTRQIILSMLPDDYKE; encoded by the coding sequence ATGATACGTATAGTTTTGATCGGTATTTTCCTGTTTTTTTTCCTGGTCCTGTTCAGTCCCGCCCTCGTAGTGGAATGGATCATCGGGAAATTTGACCCGAAGAAAAAGTCCAAGAGCTCGCTTTGGCTGGTGCAGCGCGCGTTTGGCGCCATTCTCTGGCTGGCCGGCACCAGGATTGAAGTCATCGGCAGGGAAAACATTCCCGACGACAGGCCGGTGCTGTATGTCGGCAACCACAGAAGCTTCTTTGATATCGTCATCGGCTACCGACTGATCAAGGGAGAAGCAGGCTTTGTCGCAAAAAAAGAAATGGAAAAAATCTGGTTTCTTTCCAACTGGATGAAAAATCTTCACTGCCTGTTCTTAGACCGGGATAACATCAAAGAAGGTCTGAAGACCATTCTCACCGGCATCGACTATGTGAAAAAAGGAATCAGCATCTGGATCTTTCCGGAGGGCACCCGGAACAAGGGAAAGGGCGTGCTGGAATTCAAAGAAGGCAGCATGAAAATCGCTGAAAAGGCCGGATGCCCGATCATACCGGTCGCCATGACCGGTACGGCAGAAATCTTTGAAAATCATTTCCCCTGGGTAAAAAAGTCTCATGTGACCGTCACCTTCGGTGAGCCCATAGAAATCAAAAATCTTGAAAAAGAACAGAAGAAATTCCTGGGAGCCTATACCAGACAGATAATCCTGAGCATGCTCCCGGACGATTATAAAGAATAG
- a CDS encoding FAD-dependent oxidoreductase — MDSIWTKTKELPKRQTLTEDLKTDAAVIGGGMAGILTAYLLEESGIRTVVLEASRIGSGQTKNTTAKITSQHGLIYDKLLTSFGDEKASQYAQANEKAIREYRRIISYKNISCHFKDTSAYLYSLKEAEPLKKEAEAAKQAGIDACFTTETELPFKVEGAVCFKNQAKFHPLEFLGAAAEELTVFENSRVFDVDKHQVRTANGSVTAENIIFATHYPFLNVPGYYFMRMHQERSYVLALEGASLPEGMYLGIDKNGLSFRSEEELLLFGGAGHRTGENRKGKQYDLLRKQARTFWPECREKAHWSAQDCMTLDGLPYIGTFSSETPNWYAATGFGKWGMTFSMVSAMIIRDKILGRRNPASDLFSPQRFTPSASARTFLDDGLHAVRDLSRQLFSPPRDKTDALPKGHGGIVEYDGKKAGVYKDENGELHVVSPKCPHLGCQLEWNPDEKSWDCPCHGSRFDYEGHLIDNPAQEGLKHV; from the coding sequence ATGGACTCAATCTGGACAAAAACAAAAGAGCTTCCGAAACGCCAAACGCTTACGGAGGATTTAAAAACAGACGCGGCCGTTATAGGCGGCGGCATGGCTGGTATCCTGACCGCCTATCTTTTAGAGGAGTCCGGAATCCGGACTGTAGTTCTGGAGGCCTCCAGAATCGGAAGCGGCCAGACCAAAAATACAACGGCAAAGATCACGTCTCAGCACGGACTGATCTATGATAAGCTTCTCACTTCCTTTGGAGATGAAAAGGCATCTCAATACGCCCAGGCCAATGAAAAAGCCATCCGTGAATACAGGCGGATCATTTCATACAAAAATATATCCTGTCATTTCAAGGATACTTCTGCTTATCTATATTCTTTAAAAGAAGCGGAGCCACTTAAAAAGGAAGCCGAGGCCGCCAAACAAGCCGGAATAGACGCCTGCTTTACAACTGAAACGGAGCTGCCCTTTAAAGTAGAAGGAGCCGTGTGTTTTAAAAATCAGGCGAAGTTTCATCCACTGGAATTCCTGGGGGCGGCTGCCGAGGAGCTGACTGTCTTTGAAAACAGCCGGGTGTTTGACGTGGACAAGCACCAGGTTCGGACGGCAAATGGTTCTGTCACTGCAGAAAATATCATATTTGCGACTCATTACCCATTCTTAAACGTACCAGGGTATTATTTCATGCGAATGCATCAGGAACGAAGCTATGTCCTGGCGCTGGAAGGCGCTTCGCTTCCCGAGGGGATGTATTTGGGAATAGATAAAAACGGGCTCTCTTTTAGAAGTGAAGAGGAGCTCCTTTTGTTCGGCGGAGCGGGACACCGTACCGGGGAGAACCGGAAGGGGAAACAGTACGATCTGCTCCGCAAACAGGCCAGAACGTTCTGGCCGGAATGCAGGGAAAAGGCCCATTGGTCCGCTCAGGACTGCATGACTCTGGACGGGCTTCCCTATATCGGCACCTTTTCATCCGAAACGCCGAACTGGTATGCAGCCACCGGTTTCGGCAAATGGGGCATGACCTTCTCCATGGTTTCCGCGATGATCATACGGGATAAAATCCTCGGCCGCCGGAATCCTGCTTCCGATCTTTTCTCTCCGCAGAGGTTTACTCCCTCCGCGTCGGCGCGGACCTTTCTGGACGACGGCCTTCATGCAGTCCGGGATCTGTCCCGTCAGCTTTTTTCGCCTCCCAGAGATAAAACAGACGCTCTGCCTAAAGGGCATGGCGGGATCGTGGAATATGACGGGAAAAAAGCCGGCGTATACAAAGATGAAAACGGAGAACTTCATGTGGTGTCTCCCAAGTGTCCTCATCTTGGCTGTCAGCTGGAATGGAATCCCGATGAAAAAAGCTGGGACTGCCCCTGCCATGGCTCCCGTTTCGACTATGAAGGGCATTTGATCGACAATCCCGCCCAGGAAGGACTGAAGCATGTTTAA
- the ilvB gene encoding biosynthetic-type acetolactate synthase large subunit, whose amino-acid sequence MKLTGAEIVVECLKEQGVDTVFGYPGGTILNIYDALYKHSDEIHHILTSHEQGASHAADGYARATGKVGVCLATSGPGATNLVTGIATAQMDSVPMVAITANVAVDLLGRDTFQEVDIAGVVMPITKHSFIVKDVTQLADTLRRAFRIAIEGRPGPVLVDITKDVTAVETEYTPQKPAPVLPKVNTIKEADIENAVKLIERSKRPFIFVGGGVVISGASEELREFVEKVDAPVADTLMGKGAYPGEDARYTGMVGMHGTKTSNLGITKSDLLITIGARFSDRVTGNTKRFARDAKILHIDVDAAEINKNVKTEASVIGDAKAVLKILNDRLTKQDHHEWVAEIEEMKEKHPLTYDHEMLTGPFVVETLYKLTGGDAIVTTDVGQHQMWAAQFYKYKKPRTFITSGGLGTMGYGLGAAMGAKTGCPDVPVFNIAGDGCFRMNMNEVATAARYNIPVIEIVINNHVLGMVRQWQTLFYGKRYSSTIIQDKVDFVKVAEAMGAKGIRVTKKEEVEPAIKEAMAAGGPVVIDVQIDCDDKVFPMVAPGGAIAEAFNQEDLDKKEGN is encoded by the coding sequence ATGAAATTGACAGGTGCGGAGATTGTAGTTGAGTGCCTGAAGGAGCAGGGTGTGGATACCGTTTTCGGCTATCCCGGCGGCACGATACTGAATATATATGATGCGTTATACAAACATTCCGATGAAATCCACCATATCCTGACGTCCCACGAACAGGGAGCCTCCCATGCGGCTGACGGATATGCCAGGGCCACAGGAAAGGTAGGAGTCTGTCTGGCCACTTCCGGCCCCGGCGCGACTAATCTGGTGACCGGGATTGCCACGGCGCAGATGGATTCGGTGCCCATGGTGGCGATCACAGCCAATGTGGCGGTGGATCTGCTGGGAAGAGATACGTTTCAGGAGGTGGACATTGCCGGGGTGGTGATGCCGATCACGAAGCACAGTTTCATCGTAAAGGATGTGACGCAGCTGGCCGATACGCTCCGCAGAGCGTTCCGCATTGCCATTGAAGGAAGGCCGGGGCCTGTACTGGTGGATATCACCAAGGATGTGACGGCAGTGGAGACGGAGTATACGCCCCAGAAACCGGCGCCGGTGCTTCCAAAGGTGAATACGATAAAGGAAGCTGATATCGAAAATGCAGTGAAGCTCATTGAGAGATCCAAACGTCCCTTTATCTTTGTGGGAGGCGGTGTGGTCATTTCAGGCGCTTCTGAGGAGCTGCGGGAATTTGTTGAAAAAGTGGATGCTCCTGTGGCCGATACCCTGATGGGAAAAGGGGCGTATCCGGGAGAGGACGCGAGATATACCGGTATGGTAGGCATGCACGGGACTAAGACATCCAACCTTGGAATCACGAAAAGCGATCTGCTGATCACCATCGGAGCGCGGTTCAGCGACCGGGTTACTGGAAACACCAAGCGCTTTGCCAGGGACGCGAAGATACTCCATATTGATGTGGACGCCGCGGAGATCAACAAGAATGTAAAGACTGAGGCTTCCGTCATAGGAGACGCCAAAGCTGTTCTTAAGATCCTCAACGACCGGCTTACGAAACAGGATCATCATGAATGGGTGGCTGAGATTGAGGAGATGAAGGAGAAGCATCCTCTGACCTATGATCATGAGATGCTCACCGGCCCTTTTGTGGTGGAGACGCTTTATAAGCTGACCGGAGGCGACGCGATCGTGACGACTGACGTGGGCCAGCACCAGATGTGGGCGGCTCAGTTTTATAAATATAAAAAGCCCAGGACGTTTATCACGTCGGGAGGCCTTGGGACTATGGGGTATGGCCTGGGAGCCGCGATGGGCGCGAAAACGGGATGTCCAGATGTCCCGGTATTCAATATCGCCGGTGACGGCTGCTTCCGAATGAATATGAATGAGGTCGCAACGGCGGCCCGCTATAATATCCCTGTGATCGAGATTGTCATCAATAACCATGTGCTGGGTATGGTGCGCCAGTGGCAGACATTGTTTTACGGGAAACGCTATTCCTCCACAATCATCCAGGATAAGGTTGATTTCGTGAAAGTGGCGGAGGCCATGGGAGCCAAGGGCATTCGGGTGACAAAGAAGGAAGAAGTGGAACCGGCCATTAAAGAGGCGATGGCGGCCGGAGGCCCTGTGGTGATCGACGTACAGATTGACTGTGACGATAAGGTATTTCCGATGGTCGCGCCTGGCGGAGCCATTGCAGAAGCCTTTAATCAGGAAGATTTGGACAAGAAAGAGGGTAATTAA
- the leuB gene encoding 3-isopropylmalate dehydrogenase has protein sequence MNFRIAVIPGDGIGPEIVTEAMKVLDRVGAVYGHTFTYKKLLMGGASIDVHGVPLTEETLAEAKNSDSVLLGAVGGNVGNSRWYDGAPETRPEAGLLGIRKGLELFANIRPAWLYKELADACPLKKEIVGDGFDMVIMRELTGGLYFGERHTRVENGVRRATDTLVYDENEIRRIAVKAFEIAGKRSGKLISVDKANVLDSSRLWRAVVDETAKEYPDVAVSHMLVDNCAMQLVLNPGQFDVVLTENMFGDILSDEASEITGSIGMLPSASLGETKLGLYEPSHGSAPDIAGKDIANPIATILSAAMMLRYSFDLDEEADAVEAAVQMVLTEGFRTGDIYSEGCRKVGTREMGGLIADRIHR, from the coding sequence ATGAATTTTCGGATCGCAGTGATACCCGGCGACGGCATCGGGCCGGAGATCGTTACCGAGGCCATGAAGGTTCTGGACAGGGTGGGAGCCGTATATGGCCATACATTTACATATAAAAAGCTTTTGATGGGAGGGGCGTCCATTGACGTCCACGGCGTACCCCTTACAGAGGAGACTCTGGCAGAGGCGAAGAACAGTGATTCCGTTCTTTTGGGAGCGGTGGGAGGAAATGTAGGCAATTCCAGATGGTACGACGGAGCACCAGAGACAAGGCCTGAGGCGGGCTTGCTGGGTATCCGCAAGGGCCTTGAATTATTTGCGAATATCCGTCCCGCATGGCTTTATAAGGAGCTGGCGGACGCCTGCCCCCTTAAAAAGGAGATTGTGGGAGACGGCTTTGATATGGTAATTATGCGTGAGCTGACCGGAGGACTGTACTTTGGAGAGCGTCACACGAGAGTGGAAAACGGGGTCCGAAGGGCGACGGATACATTGGTCTATGACGAAAATGAGATACGCAGGATCGCGGTAAAAGCGTTTGAGATTGCAGGGAAGCGTTCCGGAAAACTGATCAGTGTTGACAAGGCGAACGTACTGGATTCCTCCAGGCTTTGGAGAGCCGTTGTAGATGAAACGGCAAAGGAGTACCCGGACGTGGCGGTCAGCCACATGCTGGTGGACAACTGTGCCATGCAGCTGGTGCTGAACCCCGGGCAGTTTGACGTGGTGCTGACGGAGAATATGTTTGGCGATATCCTGTCGGATGAAGCCAGCGAGATCACGGGATCCATCGGCATGCTGCCTTCTGCCAGCCTGGGTGAGACAAAACTGGGACTCTACGAGCCCAGTCATGGGTCTGCGCCGGATATTGCGGGCAAAGATATCGCAAATCCCATCGCGACCATACTGTCGGCGGCCATGATGCTCCGGTATTCGTTCGATCTGGATGAAGAGGCGGATGCGGTAGAAGCCGCGGTCCAGATGGTGCTGACAGAAGGATTCCGTACAGGAGATATTTATTCGGAAGGATGCAGGAAGGTAGGGACCAGAGAAATGGGCGGCCTGATCGCGGACAGAATTCATAGATAG
- a CDS encoding class I SAM-dependent methyltransferase encodes MIHDDKIDGGKGFDWGKASEDYARFRDIYPPEFYQKLLDAGICMKGQKVLDLGTGTGVLPRNLYGCGALFTGADISEEQIGQARQLCAEADMDIPFLCCPAEELPFPDDSFDAVTACQCFFYFNHETLAPKLYHMIKPGGLMAVMYLAWLPGEDAIAGASEKLVLRYNPSWSGCGEYRHPIEIPDVYSAYFQLESSEVFDLRIPFTKESWNGRMKACRGIGASLSPEKTADFEKEHLALLNKIAPENFSVLHYAAAAVLKSKKTSSF; translated from the coding sequence ATGATTCATGATGATAAGATCGACGGCGGTAAAGGCTTTGACTGGGGGAAGGCTTCTGAGGACTATGCCAGGTTCCGGGACATCTATCCGCCAGAATTTTACCAGAAGCTATTGGACGCCGGCATATGTATGAAAGGGCAGAAGGTCCTGGATCTCGGAACCGGAACCGGCGTCCTTCCCCGTAACTTGTATGGCTGCGGCGCGCTTTTCACCGGCGCCGATATTTCAGAGGAACAGATCGGTCAGGCCAGGCAGCTCTGTGCGGAAGCTGACATGGATATTCCCTTCCTATGCTGCCCTGCCGAAGAGCTTCCGTTTCCCGACGACAGTTTCGACGCTGTAACTGCCTGTCAGTGTTTCTTCTATTTTAACCATGAGACCCTGGCTCCGAAGCTTTATCACATGATAAAACCCGGCGGCCTTATGGCGGTGATGTATCTGGCATGGCTTCCCGGAGAAGATGCAATCGCCGGCGCCAGCGAGAAGCTGGTGCTGCGCTATAACCCCTCCTGGTCCGGCTGCGGAGAATACCGTCATCCCATTGAGATTCCAGACGTCTACTCTGCCTATTTCCAACTGGAATCCAGCGAGGTTTTTGACCTGCGTATTCCTTTTACGAAAGAGAGCTGGAACGGAAGAATGAAAGCCTGCCGTGGGATCGGCGCTTCTCTCAGCCCGGAAAAAACGGCTGACTTTGAAAAGGAACACCTGGCCCTCCTCAATAAAATAGCGCCAGAGAACTTTTCTGTCCTGCATTATGCGGCTGCAGCGGTCCTGAAATCCAAAAAAACATCTTCTTTTTAA